A region from the Neomonachus schauinslandi chromosome 2, ASM220157v2, whole genome shotgun sequence genome encodes:
- the LOC110590844 gene encoding guanine nucleotide-binding protein G(I)/G(S)/G(O) subunit gamma-5-like — MSGSSSVATMKKVVQQLRQEAGLNCVKVCQAAADLKQFCLQNAQHDPLLTGVSSSTNPFRPQKLCSFL; from the coding sequence ATGTCTGGTTCCTCCAGCGTTGCCACTATGAAGAAAGTGGTTCAACAGCTCCGGCAGGAAGCTGGGCTCAACTGCGTGAAGGTTTGCCAGGCAGCTGCAGATTTGAAACAATTCTGTCTGCAGAATGCCCAACACGACCCCCTGCTAACTGGTGTATCTTCAAGTACGAATCCCTTCAGACCCCAAAAACTCTGTTCCTTTTTGTAG